The following coding sequences are from one Ornithodoros turicata isolate Travis chromosome 1, ASM3712646v1, whole genome shotgun sequence window:
- the LOC135384798 gene encoding putative nuclease HARBI1: MDDALAQILLEDDIERTFRERSDAFEEHDHVFFGKYRMTKALAHWLCEQLRPTLQPRRQTRTTLSVEKQVLIALRFYATGSFQGAVGSDRDLSVTQGSVSRILFKVTNAIIHRLAPLWIRFPQDPADVRAAMRDFEPKWHMPGVIGCIDGTLIPIIAPSESSGRLQKSAFFSNSTHSTR; encoded by the exons ATGGACGACGCTCTAGCTCAAATTCTGCTGGAGGACGACATCGAGCGGACGTTTCGAGAGCGCTCGGATGCTTTCGAAGAACACGACCACGTCTTTTTCGGAAAGTATAGAATGACGAAGGCGCTCGCACACTGGCTATGCGAGCAGCTGAGGCCAACTCTACAACCCCGAAGACAGACGCGAACCACATTGTCCGTGGAGAAACAGGTCCTCATCGCCCTGAGGTTCTACGCCACCGGTAGCTTTCAAGGAGCCGTTGGGAGCGACCGTGATCTGTCGGTAACCCAGGGATCTGTGAGCAGGATTCTGTTCAAGGTCACAAACGCCATCATACACCGCCTTGCACCATTGTGGATCCGATTTCCTCAAGATCCTGCAGACGTCAGGGCTGCAATGAGGGACTTCGAGCCCAAATGGCATATGCCTGGCGTGATTG GATGCATCGATGGAACTCTGATACCTATCATCGCTCCCTCCGAAAGCAGCGGCCGGTTACAAAAGAGTGCGTTTTTCAGCAATTCTACGCACTCAACGCGATGA